Part of the Gemmatimonas sp. UBA7669 genome, CCATGTCTCCGACGGTCATTCTCGAGGGAGACAAGGTGCGACTGGTCATTGGTGCGGCCGGTTCCCAGTATATCCAGCCGGCCATTACGCAGGTCACGCTGCGTACACTGGCCTTTGGTGAAGACCCCTTCGTGGCCATCGCCGCGCCGCGCATTCATGCCAGCGCCAACAGCACCGACGTGGAAGTGGAGCCGGGTTTCACGTCGGCAGTGTACCAGGCGCTGGTGGCGCGCGGCTACAAGACGGTGAGTCGCGTGGCGGACATCACGTTTGGCGGCGTGCATGGCGTGTATGTCGCGCCCAATGGCCGGCGCATTGGTATTGCCGATCCGCGCCGCGACGGCGTCGCCGTCGGCAACTGACGCGATACCGCCGACGTCGGGCCCAGCGCGGGCCCGGCGTCGGCGCTCAGTGTTGTGATGGCGAGAGGTCGTCGTGCAGTCCATGCTCGCGGGCGAGGTCGCCAAGACCGGTGCGATCACGCACGCCCACCTTGCCGAACACATTGGCGAGGTGTGTGCCCGCGGTGCGCGCCGTAATGCCAAGCGCGGCGCCGATTTCCTTGTTGGAAAGCCGGCGGGCCACGAGCCGCACGATGTCGAGTTCGCGTGCGGTGAGGGCAGCGAACGGTGAGTCCGTGCGTGCCGGTACGGTGCCGGAAGGCGCGGCCGACACACCACCCGCGCGCGGAATGGCCGCCTGTGCGTTCGAGAGCGCGCCCAGCTCGCTGAGCAGTGCGCGAGCCATGTTGACCGAAGGTGCAGCGTCGAGCGACTCAAACACTGACAGCGCCGCACGCGCTTCATGCACAGCATCCGTGCTGGCGCCTCGCGTCTTGTGCATGACGGCCAAACGAAGTCGGGCCGTGGCCGCGTCAAACGGATAGGGGACGGCCTCGAGCTGGTTGATGGCGTCGTGCAACGCATCAACGGCTTCAGCCATGTGGCCAACCTGCATGGCCAGTTCGCCATCGATGACACGAACCCAGGCCGTGCCCACGGCATGGGAAAGACGGGACGCGTCACTGGCCAGTCGATCACGAAGACGGCGCAGTGTGGCATGATCGCGCAGCTCGAGGGCGACCATGGCCATGGTGGGCAGCAAGCGATGTACCGCCCAGGCGATGTAGCCTGTGCTATCGGCCAGCGCGAGCGCGCGCTCGCCCAGCGCGAGCGCTTCACGATGTGCACCGCGCGCATGCAGCAGGCGGGTGCGGGCCACAAAGGCCGGCAGAATACCGTGCACCTCGAACGGCCGGTGTGCATCGGCCAAGGCGGCACCGGACACCTCCCAGGCCTCGTCCACCAGACGCGCGGCGGCATCCAGCTGTCCGCGCTGCAGCAGGATGCCGCTCACCCAATGGGCCATGCGCGAGACAATGGTGGACTGTTCGAGCATGCGAGCCAACACCAGGCCGCGATCGCCGTCTGCGAGTGCACGCTGCCATTCCCCGGTCCCGGCGCGGTACTCGAGCATCACCTCGAGCGTGCGCAGCTCCAACAGGGGTGAGGCAAGCTGCCGGGCCAGCTGCTCGGCGGCCGCGAGGTGCTGACCGAGTGCCGTGGTATTGGAGGTGAGACCAGCCAGCACGGCGGCGGCCCAATGCGCCGACCATTGCAGATTGGGTTCCCCAGTGGCCTCGGCGTGCTGCACCGCGGCGCGGGCATGGGTCCACGCGCGATGCGCCGGGCCCGTCCAGATATGCAGCATGAGCTGCATGCGGTGCGCGCGGGCGAGCAACAGCATGTCGCTGCTGGCCTCCGCGGCGGCCAGCGCATCACGCACGTCGCTTTTGGCGGCGTCCACCAGCCCAAGCGCCTGACGGCAGTCGCTGCGAGCCAGCAAGGCGCGGCCATGCAATACGCGGTCGCCGGTTTGTGCGGCCAGCGCGCAGGCAATGTCGAAGTGTCCCAGTGCTTCTTCCCGTCGCGCGAGTCCCTGCAGCGATAGGCCGATGCGGCGCTCCGCCATGGCACGGGCGCGGGTGTCGCCGCGGGCCGCGGCCAGATCGCGGGCCCGCATGTTGAGCTGTGCAGCGCGCTGGTAGTCGGGGAGTCGCCGATACACCCGGGCCAGGTCGTCCACGAGCGCCGCCAAAGTCTCAGGCGTGGTGGCATGTGGATCTCGATCTGCGCGGTCGAGCGCCGCCTGGAGAAAGGCGGCGCCCTCCCGACGCGCGCGCCGCGATACGGCACGCAGCCCGGCATCGATCAGCCAGGGGATGGCACGTCCCGAGTCACGGTCCGGATCGGCCTGCATCCAGTGTGCTGCCACGGCTTCGACGTCTGGTGCGGACAGTCCTTCGAGCGTCCGCGCAATCAGAGCATGCCAGCGACGGACCTGCACGAGGCCGATGCGCTGCAACAGCGCCAACTGCAAGAGTGGATGGGAAAACTCGTAGCTGATCTCGGGTCCCTGTGCCCGATCAAGCACGAGGCGCTCGTGACGCAGACGATCAAGCGTACGCTCGGTCTGTGCTGGGTCCCAACCCATCACTTCGCGCGTGCACGCCAGCACCAGATCGTGTGTGGCGCTGCTGCCGGCCACAGACAGGAGCTCGGCCAACTGACGTGCCTCGCCGTCCAGTCGAGCCAGTCGCGCCTCCATGACCTCGTGCAGCGAGGGCGGCAGTTGCACGTGCGCGGCCTGCCAGCCCACCCACTCACCGGCGTCTTCGCGCAGGGCGTGACGACGCATGAGTTCTTCGAGTATCTGCTCCACGAAGAACGGATTGCCGCGCGCCACGGCCTGAAGGCGTTGCACGAGCGGTGCGCAGGTGGCAGTGCTGACTGCAAAGCGCCTGGCCACCATGTCCTGCACAGCACTGGATGCCAGTGGTGGCAGCGTCAACTCCAGCACCGCCTGATGGGAACGCAGCGAGCGCAAGGCGGTGCGCAGGCTGTCGGGCAGCGGCACATCGGTTTCGTTCCAACTCGCCACAAGGACAACGCGCAATGAGTGAATCTGCCGGCCGAGATAGTGCAATAGTTCAATCGTCGCATGGTCAGCCCACTGCAGATTCTCGAGTGTGAGCAGGAGAGGTTGCCGATCACCCAGCGCCTTGAGACAGGCCAGTACGCTGGCGTGCAATCGCACGCGCTGCTCAGCCGCTGGGCTGTAGTCCAGTACGGCGTGATCGCCATGGTTGCCGCGCGCGAGCAGACTGGGGGCGAGTGCCGCCAGCACGGCCGAGCTGCCACGTGTGAGCCGCGTGACGATGGCGGCATCGAGCGCAGACAGGACCGGTGTGAGCGCGTCGGCAAAGGGCGCATACGGGATGGCCGTCTCGAGCGGATAGGCGCGGCCCGTGGCACAGCACAGGCCTTCCTGCGCGGCATGCCGCTGCACCTCCTGCATGAGACGTGTCTTGCCCACACCACCGTCGCCCGACAGGAACACCAGTCGCCCCTGGCCACCCGTGACTTCACGAATGGCGGTGTGCAGCTGCGCGAGTTCCGTGTCCCGTCCAACGAAGGGCAGCGTATGCATGGATCAGAAGGCCTGATTGAATCCGATGTAGAGCCCCGAGGCGCCGCTTCGCCCTCGAGCGTAGTCTACACGGATTGCCGTGCGCTGCACGGCATCCAGCTGCAGGCGCAATCCGGCGCCGTACGTGGGCAATGGCAGTGCGCCTGGCAGGTCGGGAAGGTGTGATGCCACTGCGCCCAGTCCAGCGAATGCCACCGCGCCCACGCGCTTCCTGATCGGGCTGCGATACTCCATTTGCGACGCAATGAGCCAGTGTTCACGATAACGGCCACGCGCATATCCGCGCAGTATGTCGCCGCCGCCCGCGAGCGCGAGTTGGTCAAACGGCGCGCCGCCCGAGGTTCCGACAACAAGCGCCTGCACGGCAAGCACCTGGCCGTGGCCGATTGGCACGTGCCGCCGGGTGTCGACGCGCAGTCGCTGGTAATCGAAGGCCGCGCCTGGCAGCGAGGTAGTCAGGCTCCATTGTGTGACGCCACCGGAACGCGGTGCGAAGAGGCCGTCGCGTGAGTCATGCAACACACCAAAACTTGCCTCCGCGATGCGTCCACCGTCCGAACCGACGGGCAGTGGCTGCGCGACCAGCGCGCGCACCGCGTCGCCATTCTGAATGGATTGCTGCATCCAGCGAAGGCCTGCCGTGCCATACCAGGCCCCGCGGACTCGCCGTTGCACCGTGAATACCGCTTCCAGACTGCGCGAAGCGTATTGCATGCCCGTGTCGCTGGTGGAGCGGTCTCCAATGCCGTGGTAGGGCATGGGAAAGCGCTGCCAGGCCAGCAACCCGTGCCAGCGCCAGGTGTTGTGGGCGGTCCAGCGTTCGCCTTCTGCACTGGCACGCATCTGTCCTTGGGTGGAGCGCACGATCGTGGCCACGAGGGCCGTGGGCCGTGCGTGCTCCGATGGTGGAGGTTCATACACCCCGAGCACGGTGGCGCCCAACTGCAGGCCCGTTTCGGGAGAGGAGCCGATGGCGGGTAGCGGTTGCAGCCGACGGCGTCCTCCCGGCGACTCACTGTGTGCGTCTTGAGCCCCGGCGGCACGGCACATCATGGATAGCGCTCCGATGAGGGACAACAGGGCGCGGCGGCATATGCGGGACATGGCAGGCGGGGTTGGGGACAGGTGTCGCCTGCATGGTGCGACGTATCGGCGCGCCTGTCGCTACGTCACATGACGTAGACCGGAGGTGACGTGCACTGCCGCCGGCCGTGCGCTCCCGAATGGTGGGCTTGCCACAATCTTTAGGTGACACTAAATATTGGCCATGCAGCAACCGAATCATGAAATTCCCGGGGACGTCGGCCGCGAGTCCTCTCCACGGTCGTCGCCCGCGGCACCGGAACCCGGCTGGCGGCGGGCCCGCCTCGCGCCATCGCTCGCCGAGGTGCACCGCTCGGTGGAGGTCAACGGCGCGACCTGGTTCCGCAAGTTGCTGGCCTTTGCGGGACCCGGATATCTGGTGGCGGTGGGCTACATGGACCCCGGCAACTGGGCCACCGATCTCGCCGGCGGCTCGCGCTTCGGCTACGCCCTGCTGTCGGTCATTCTGCTGTCCAACCTGATGGCCGTGCTCTTGCAGGGATTGGCCTCCAAGCTGGGCATCGTGACGGGGCGGGATCTCGCGCAGGCCTGCCGCGATCACTACTCACCGCGCGTGGCCTTTTCGCTCTGGGTGCTCTGCGAGCTGGCCATTGCGGCCTGTGATCTGGCCGAGGTCATTGGTACCGCCATCGCCCTCAACCTGCTGTTCGACATCCCGCTGCCCTGGGGCATTGCCATCACCGCCCTCGACGTGATGATCGTGCTCTGGCTGCAGAATCGCGGTTTCCGCATGCTCGAGGCCCTGGTCATTGCGCTCGTGGCCGTGGTTGGCGGGTGTTTTGTGTTCGAGTTGTTCATTTCGCGACCCGACCTCGGCGCGGTGGCCCGCGGCTTCGTGCCCACCAGCGAAATTGTGCGGAACCCCGAGATGCTCTACATCGCGATTGGCATTCTCGGTGCCACCGTCATGCCGCACAATCTCTACCTGCACTCGTCCATCGTGCAGACGCGCAAGTATGAGGAGAGCGCCGAAGGCAAGCGTGAAGCAGTGCGCTTTGCCTTCCTCGACTCCACCATTGCCCTCACGTTTGCGCTCTTCATCAACGCCGCCATTCTCATCGTCGCGGCGGCCACTTTCCATACGTCCGGCAATACGCAGGTCGCTGAAATTCAGGACGCCTATCAACTGCTCACGCCGCTGCTCGGGGTGGCCGGTGCCAGCGCCGTCTTCGCATTGGCCCTGCTGGCCAGTGGTCAGAACTCCACACTCACCGGTACGCTCGCGGGCCAGATCGTGATGGAGGGATTCCTTGACCTCCGTATCCGGCCCTGGTTGCGTCGTCTCATTACGCGCGCGATTGCCATCGTGCCGGCGGCCATCGTTGCGATAATTTACGGGGAAAGTGGAACGGCCAAGTTGCTGGTGTTCAGTCAGGTCGTGCTCTCACTGCAGTTGTCGTTCGCGGTGTTCCCTCTCGTGCGCTTCACGTCCGACCGGGTCAAGATGGGTGAGTTCGTCAATTCGCCAGCCCTGCGTTTCAGCGCCTACGGGGTGGCGACAGTCATCGCCTCCCTGAACGTGTGGCTGCTGGTCCAGACGGTGAAGGAGTGGCTGACCTGATGTACACACGCATTCTCGTGCCACTCGAGCACTCCAGCTACGATGGCGTCATCGTGGACCACGTGCGTCGGCTGGCGACGCTCTGTCAATCGTCGCTGGTGCTGATCCACGTGGCCGATGGGTGGGCCGCGCGACATCAGCGTTCCCTGCAGTTGCGCGAGTCGGAGGAGATGCGTGCCGATCGCGAGTACATCGAGCAGTGGTGTGCCACGTTGCGTGCCGAGGGCTTTGAAACGGAGTCCATTCTGGCTGGTGGTGATCCGGCTACGGAAATCGCCTCGGCGGCCGAGCGTGAGGCCTGTGACCTGATTGCCATGGCCGTACACGGACACAAGGGTCTGCAGGACGTGTTGTATGGCACCACGGCAAACGGCGTACGGCACAAGACCATGGTGCCCGTCTTGATGGTGCGGGGTCCCGCTGGCGGCCGCCCGCGCTGATCTTTCGTCCATGCCTGCACGCCCCACGCCACCCGCCGCGTCGGTCAAAGCGCCGCCGCCGCTCACCGAGCCCGTTGAGGATTACCTCAAGGCCATCTACGAACTGGAGACGCGCTCCGGTGCGGCTGCCACATCCGACGTGGCGCAGGCGCTCCAGGTGGCGCCGGCCTCCGTCACCGGAATGATCCGCCGCCTCGCCACGCAGGGCCTGCTGGATCATGTCCCGTATCGCGGCGTGCAACTCACGGCACTCGGGCGTCGTGCGGCGCTTCGCACCATTCGGCGGCATCGCATTCTCGAGACGTATCTCACGCAGGTGCTGGGGTACGCCTGGGACCGCGTACACGACGAAGCCGAACGTTTGGAGCACGCCGCCAGCGACGATCTTATTGAGCGCATGTCGGCCGCACTCGGCCATCCCACGGCCGATCCGCACGGCGCGCCCATTCCCACCGCAGACGGCCGGGTGGATGAACGCATGCATCGCACCATTGCCGATCTGGCCGTGGGCGAGACCGTGCGCATGCTGCGCGTAAGTGACAAGGATCCGGAGCTGTTGCGCTATCTGGCCGGTATTGCCTTGCAGCCGGGCGTGGAAGTCACGCTGCTCAGTCGTGCGCCGTTCGACGGGCCGCTCACCTTGCGTGTGGGTGAGGGCGAACCCGTAGTGGGCAGCACGCTGGCGGCGCAGGTGCTCATTGAAGCTTTGCCCGCACCATCGGCGACGGCCGCTCCGGCTCGGTCGGATGACACGGGCAAGGCAACCGACACCAAGCCCCGCTCAGCGCGCAAGTCCGCGCGCTGAGCAGAGCGAGCCGCTCATGGCTCAGCGTGCACGCGTGCTGACGTACTCGCGCGTGGCCGCAGACAGCTTGGCCGTCTTGAGCAGATAGCGCAGGCGTGATCCATCAGCGCGGGCTTGCGCACGCTGCCCCGCTTCTACGTTGAGCCACAGGGCATCGGCAAGCGCCATTGCTTCCGTGTCCGTGTCGCCGGCCTGCGACGCTTCGTCGGCCAGCTTGTTCATGACCATGGCCGCTTCGCGCGTGTAGGACAGGGAATACAGCGAGTGAGCCAGACCGAACACGGCGTCCTTCGGCAGGCGACCCGCGTCGCGCTCGAGCGCCGCGGCAATGACGAACTCGCGACGCGCGAGATCGAAGTCGCCAGCCTCGAGCGCCTTGCGCGCCTTGAGCATGTGTTCGTTGTCATCCGAGACGGTGTGACGCGTTTCGGCAATGGGAGCCGCCGGGCGCGCCACATCGACGGCGCGCAGCTGGGCGGGGGCGGTTACGACAAGGGCGGCGGCGAGCATGATGTTCAGCATGAGTCGATCTCCTCGAGCAAGCCGTGGTGAAGACTGCAACAGGCCGGGCAACCGCGGGGCCTGTAGTCATTCGAACGGATCTTTCGTGTCCGGGTTTTACTGGCGGGTCCGCACGCCACCGGCTGTGACAAGGCGCCTGCCGCTTGCGCCCACGCGCACGGCAGACCGGTCCGTTCCGGGTAGCTCACTACTGAGTCGGCGACAAGTGTCTATCTTTGACACATGACACCGGACGCACGCGACGACGCCCCCCTCGAGCCGAGCGCCATCACGCCGCGCGCCATCACGCCGCGCGCCATCACGCCGCGCGCGCTCCATGACGCCAGCCGATACCGGCCTACGCTCGGCGCGGTCGACCTGCATCTCTTCAATGAGGGCCGCCATCTTCGCCTCTGGGAGAAGCTGGGCGCACATCCCTGTCGCGTCGACGGCGAACACGGTACCGCCTTTGCCGTGTGGGCGCCCAACGCCACCGACGTCAGCGTCATCGGCGACTTCAACGACTGGCGTGGCGGCGAGCATCGCCTGCGCCGGCTCGGTGGCAGCGGTGTGTTCGAGGGCTTCATTCCCGGCGTTGGCCCCGGCGCGCTCTACAAATACGAAATCGGTACACGCCGGGGTGATGTGCGCGTCAAGACCGATCCGTTTGCGGCCAAGATGGAGCAGGCTCCGGGCTTTGCTTCCATCGTGCAGGCACGCAGCGACTACAGCTGGCAGGACGGCGCCTGGCTGGCGCAACGCGCCGATGCCGATCCGTTGCGCGAGCCCATGCTGGTGTACGAAGTCCATCTGGGCTCATGGATGCGGGACATGGACGGTCAGCCCCTCAGCTACCGTGACATCGCGCCCCGACTGGCGGAGCATGTGCGACGTCTGGGCTTCACGCATGTCGAACTGCTGCCGGTGCAGGAACATCCATTTGGCGGGTCATGGGGCTATCAGGTTGGCGGATACTATGCGCCCACCTCGCGCTACGGCTCGCCTGATGACTTCCGGTACTTCGTGGACGTGTTGCATCAGGCGGGCATTGGCGTGCTGCTGGACTGGGTGCCGGCGCACTTCCCGCGTGATGACTGGGCGCTGCGACGCTTTGATGGCACGGCGTGTTACGAGCACGAAGATCCCCGTCTCGGCGACCACCCGGAGTGGGGCACCCACATCTTCAACTACGGCCGCCACGAGGTGCGTAATTTTCTCGTGGCCAACGCGCTCTACT contains:
- a CDS encoding helix-turn-helix transcriptional regulator — encoded protein: MHTLPFVGRDTELAQLHTAIREVTGGQGRLVFLSGDGGVGKTRLMQEVQRHAAQEGLCCATGRAYPLETAIPYAPFADALTPVLSALDAAIVTRLTRGSSAVLAALAPSLLARGNHGDHAVLDYSPAAEQRVRLHASVLACLKALGDRQPLLLTLENLQWADHATIELLHYLGRQIHSLRVVLVASWNETDVPLPDSLRTALRSLRSHQAVLELTLPPLASSAVQDMVARRFAVSTATCAPLVQRLQAVARGNPFFVEQILEELMRRHALREDAGEWVGWQAAHVQLPPSLHEVMEARLARLDGEARQLAELLSVAGSSATHDLVLACTREVMGWDPAQTERTLDRLRHERLVLDRAQGPEISYEFSHPLLQLALLQRIGLVQVRRWHALIARTLEGLSAPDVEAVAAHWMQADPDRDSGRAIPWLIDAGLRAVSRRARREGAAFLQAALDRADRDPHATTPETLAALVDDLARVYRRLPDYQRAAQLNMRARDLAAARGDTRARAMAERRIGLSLQGLARREEALGHFDIACALAAQTGDRVLHGRALLARSDCRQALGLVDAAKSDVRDALAAAEASSDMLLLARAHRMQLMLHIWTGPAHRAWTHARAAVQHAEATGEPNLQWSAHWAAAVLAGLTSNTTALGQHLAAAEQLARQLASPLLELRTLEVMLEYRAGTGEWQRALADGDRGLVLARMLEQSTIVSRMAHWVSGILLQRGQLDAAARLVDEAWEVSGAALADAHRPFEVHGILPAFVARTRLLHARGAHREALALGERALALADSTGYIAWAVHRLLPTMAMVALELRDHATLRRLRDRLASDASRLSHAVGTAWVRVIDGELAMQVGHMAEAVDALHDAINQLEAVPYPFDAATARLRLAVMHKTRGASTDAVHEARAALSVFESLDAAPSVNMARALLSELGALSNAQAAIPRAGGVSAAPSGTVPARTDSPFAALTARELDIVRLVARRLSNKEIGAALGITARTAGTHLANVFGKVGVRDRTGLGDLAREHGLHDDLSPSQH
- a CDS encoding BamA/TamA family outer membrane protein; protein product: MSRICRRALLSLIGALSMMCRAAGAQDAHSESPGGRRRLQPLPAIGSSPETGLQLGATVLGVYEPPPSEHARPTALVATIVRSTQGQMRASAEGERWTAHNTWRWHGLLAWQRFPMPYHGIGDRSTSDTGMQYASRSLEAVFTVQRRVRGAWYGTAGLRWMQQSIQNGDAVRALVAQPLPVGSDGGRIAEASFGVLHDSRDGLFAPRSGGVTQWSLTTSLPGAAFDYQRLRVDTRRHVPIGHGQVLAVQALVVGTSGGAPFDQLALAGGGDILRGYARGRYREHWLIASQMEYRSPIRKRVGAVAFAGLGAVASHLPDLPGALPLPTYGAGLRLQLDAVQRTAIRVDYARGRSGASGLYIGFNQAF
- a CDS encoding Nramp family divalent metal transporter, producing the protein MQQPNHEIPGDVGRESSPRSSPAAPEPGWRRARLAPSLAEVHRSVEVNGATWFRKLLAFAGPGYLVAVGYMDPGNWATDLAGGSRFGYALLSVILLSNLMAVLLQGLASKLGIVTGRDLAQACRDHYSPRVAFSLWVLCELAIAACDLAEVIGTAIALNLLFDIPLPWGIAITALDVMIVLWLQNRGFRMLEALVIALVAVVGGCFVFELFISRPDLGAVARGFVPTSEIVRNPEMLYIAIGILGATVMPHNLYLHSSIVQTRKYEESAEGKREAVRFAFLDSTIALTFALFINAAILIVAAATFHTSGNTQVAEIQDAYQLLTPLLGVAGASAVFALALLASGQNSTLTGTLAGQIVMEGFLDLRIRPWLRRLITRAIAIVPAAIVAIIYGESGTAKLLVFSQVVLSLQLSFAVFPLVRFTSDRVKMGEFVNSPALRFSAYGVATVIASLNVWLLVQTVKEWLT
- a CDS encoding universal stress protein, which translates into the protein MADLMYTRILVPLEHSSYDGVIVDHVRRLATLCQSSLVLIHVADGWAARHQRSLQLRESEEMRADREYIEQWCATLRAEGFETESILAGGDPATEIASAAEREACDLIAMAVHGHKGLQDVLYGTTANGVRHKTMVPVLMVRGPAGGRPR
- a CDS encoding metal-dependent transcriptional regulator, translated to MPARPTPPAASVKAPPPLTEPVEDYLKAIYELETRSGAAATSDVAQALQVAPASVTGMIRRLATQGLLDHVPYRGVQLTALGRRAALRTIRRHRILETYLTQVLGYAWDRVHDEAERLEHAASDDLIERMSAALGHPTADPHGAPIPTADGRVDERMHRTIADLAVGETVRMLRVSDKDPELLRYLAGIALQPGVEVTLLSRAPFDGPLTLRVGEGEPVVGSTLAAQVLIEALPAPSATAAPARSDDTGKATDTKPRSARKSAR